A single region of the Legionella oakridgensis ATCC 33761 = DSM 21215 genome encodes:
- the thiL gene encoding thiamine-phosphate kinase translates to MNEFSLIQQFFKSLTHDRDDVIIGIGDDAACLVVPPEHHLLVSCDTLVADVHFLSSWDPYDIAYKAVMVNVSDLAAMAATPAWMTLALTLPECNELWLQRFSLGLHDALRCFNIALVGGDTTHGPLSMTITIHGVAPKGKEVRRGGASPGDKIFVSGQLGAAAQAVSFLNRTDIADHDKMELMKKLLYPKPRIDLQACLQTYATAAIDISDGLSADLNHICEASNTGACLILDNIPIHPLVKNYQADHAIDFALSGGDDYELCFTVSPVHEKALLEHLKQLGLNCYFIGEMENQPGLRATLKHGEIISLTPKGYSHF, encoded by the coding sequence ATGAATGAATTTTCACTCATACAGCAGTTTTTCAAGTCACTCACGCATGATCGCGATGATGTCATTATAGGCATTGGTGACGATGCAGCCTGTCTGGTTGTACCGCCCGAGCATCATTTGTTAGTCAGTTGCGATACCTTGGTGGCCGACGTTCATTTTCTTTCCTCATGGGATCCTTATGACATTGCTTATAAGGCAGTCATGGTGAATGTCAGTGATTTGGCTGCCATGGCGGCAACTCCTGCCTGGATGACATTAGCGCTGACTTTGCCAGAATGCAATGAACTGTGGTTGCAGCGTTTTTCCCTAGGACTGCATGATGCTCTGCGATGTTTTAATATCGCATTGGTTGGCGGCGATACAACGCATGGTCCACTGAGCATGACCATAACGATTCATGGAGTGGCGCCTAAGGGAAAGGAAGTACGTCGTGGTGGGGCAAGTCCAGGAGATAAAATTTTTGTCAGTGGGCAATTGGGGGCTGCAGCCCAAGCCGTTTCTTTTCTGAACCGTACTGACATCGCTGACCATGATAAGATGGAATTAATGAAAAAATTGTTATATCCAAAACCTCGTATTGATTTGCAAGCTTGTCTGCAAACGTATGCAACAGCCGCTATTGATATTTCCGACGGTTTAAGCGCAGATTTAAATCATATTTGTGAGGCCAGCAACACTGGGGCGTGTTTAATATTGGATAATATTCCGATTCATCCGCTTGTGAAGAACTATCAAGCAGACCATGCTATTGATTTTGCCTTAAGTGGAGGGGATGACTATGAATTGTGTTTTACAGTTTCGCCTGTCCATGAGAAAGCCCTGCTCGAACATCTTAAGCAGCTTGGCTTAAACTGTTATTTTATTGGGGAGATGGAAAACCAACCTGGTTTGCGAGCGACGCTAAAACATGGTGAAATAATTTCATTAACTCCTAAAGGTTATAGTCATTTCTAA
- the nusB gene encoding transcription antitermination factor NusB → MDNQAIKGKRRARKLALQALYQWLMTNDESYEIEAQFHAVNDMTKVDQDYFHRLLQGVITHRHELENAFIPFLDRPIQSLNPIELTVLRLSGFELLHCPEIPYRVVLDEAVSLTKAFGSQDGYRYVNGVLNNLARQVRAVEIHNANE, encoded by the coding sequence GTGGATAATCAAGCGATTAAAGGCAAAAGACGAGCACGAAAACTTGCTTTGCAAGCATTATATCAATGGTTAATGACAAATGATGAATCCTATGAAATTGAAGCCCAATTTCATGCTGTCAATGATATGACGAAAGTAGACCAAGACTATTTTCATCGTTTATTGCAAGGAGTCATCACTCATCGGCACGAGTTGGAAAATGCATTTATTCCATTTTTGGATAGACCTATTCAAAGTTTAAATCCCATTGAATTGACGGTGTTGCGGTTAAGTGGTTTTGAATTACTGCATTGTCCTGAAATTCCTTATCGTGTGGTGTTGGACGAAGCGGTTTCCTTGACCAAAGCATTTGGATCGCAGGATGGGTACCGTTATGTAAATGGTGTATTGAATAATTTGGCCAGACAGGTAAGGGCCGTTGAAATTCATAACGCTAATGAATGA